A part of Phoenix dactylifera cultivar Barhee BC4 chromosome 2, palm_55x_up_171113_PBpolish2nd_filt_p, whole genome shotgun sequence genomic DNA contains:
- the LOC103708696 gene encoding coiled-coil domain-containing protein 124-like translates to MPKKMGVNSKAEAARERRGAVEAERKERAAREKEEEYWRAAEGSKSRASKKRQEEAEKRAEAAARKAENRKLAELEQQELEKAGRKPDHKASRVSIPAVPKVTEAELERRRQEEHQRVLRNAEAAKKRQSRTADEEEYERTVLVANTNRDDSVIEAHSVEDAIARMALSEPQLSPDRHPERRLKASFKAFEEAELPKLKEEKPGLTLNQYKDMIWKLWKKSPDNPLNQGAE, encoded by the exons ATGCCGAAGAAGATGGGCGTGAACTCCAAGGCGGAGGCGGCCCGCGAGCGGCGTGGCGCGGTGGAGGCGGAGCGCAAGGAGCGCGCGGCCcgcgagaaggaggaggagtacTGGCGAGCGGCCGAGGGCTCCAAGTCCCGCGCTAGCAAGAAGCGCCAGGAAGAGGCCGAGAAGCGCGCCGAGGCCGCCGCCCGCAAGGCCGAGAACCGCAAGCTCGCCGAGCTCGAGCAGCAAGAATTGGAAAAAGCCGGCCGCAAGCCCGACCACAAGGCTAGCCGCGTCTCCATCCCCGCCGTCCCCAAGGTCACCGAGGCCGAGCTCGAACGCCGCCGCCAGGAGGAGCACCAGCGCGTCCTCCGCAACGCCGAGGCCGCCAAGAAGCGCCAGAGCCGCACCGCCGACGAGGAGGAGTACGAGCGCACGGTCCTCGTCGCTAACACCAACCGCGATGACTCCGTCATCGAGGCTCACTCCGTCGAGGACGCCATTGCCCGGATGGCCCTCTCCGAACCCCAGCTGTCCCCGGATCGCCACCCCGAGAGAAGACTCAAGGCCTCCTTCAAg GCTTTTGAAGAAGCGGAGCTTCCCAAACTGAAGGAAGAAAAACCAGGTCTGACCCTCAACCAGTACAAGGATATGATATGGAAGCTATGGAAGAAATCCCCAGACAATCCCCTCAACCAG GGTGCTGAGTGA
- the LOC120109952 gene encoding prolyl endopeptidase-like encodes MSSSALHARDILSPLLRLKSRLPFLPTSRRPHVLLPARLFLTPQRPRLRLHCSQTAQAAAPADDIRMMGSLSASADALPPLSYPTARRDDSVVDDYFGVRVPDPYRWLENPDAEEVKQFVEKQVALTDSVLAECGERERLRRQITTLFDHPRYDTPFKRGGKYFFFHNTGLQAQSVLYVQNDLDAEVEVLLDPNGLSEDGTVALNISSVSKDGKYLAYGLSASGSDWVTVKVMRVDDKKPEPDTISWVKFCSVSWTNDAKGFFYSRYPAPKEDGELDAGTETNINLNHQLYYHFLGTDQSEDILCWKDPEHPKYTFGAQVTEDGKYVLLYIDEGCDPVNKLYYCDLSSLSCGLEGLKGSSEMLPFIQLVDNFEARYEAVANDDSEFTFLTNKGAPRNKLVRVDLKQPNSWTDILPEDQKDVLESAYAVNGNQILVSYLSDVKYVLQIRDLKTGTLLHHLPIDIGTVFGISGRREDSEVFIGFTSFLTPGIIYKCNLATEVPELKIFREISVPGFDRTVFEVKQVFVSGTDGTKVPMFIVSKKNIELDGSHPALLYGYGGFNINLTPSFSVSRIILSRNLGFVFCIANIRGGGEYGEEWHKAGSLSKKQNCFDDFIACAEFLISNGYTNSKRLCIEGGSNGGLLVAACINQRPDLFGCALAHVGVMDMLRFHKFTIGHAWTTDYGCSDKEEEFHWLIKYSPLHNVKRPWEKSANPSCQYPSTMLLTADHDDRVVPLHSLKLLATMQYVLCMSVENSPQTNPIIGRIECKAGHGAGRPTQKMIDEAADRFSFVAKVMGLTWMD; translated from the exons ATGTCCTCATCCGCCCTCCACGCGCGTGACATCCTCTCCCCCCTCCTTCGCCTTAAATCGCGCCTTCCCTTCCTTCCCACCTCACGCCGCCCTCACGTGCTCCTCCCCGCCCGCCTCTTTTTGACCCCCCAAAGACCCCGCCTTCGCCTTCACTGTTCCCAAACTGCCCAAGCCGCCGCCCCCGCCGACGATATTCGTATGATGGGCTCCCTCTCCGCCTCCGCCGACGCCCTCCCGCCCCTCAGCTACCCCACCGCCCGCCGAGACGACTCCGTCGTCGACGATTATTTCGGCGTCCGCGTCCCTGACCCTTACCGATG GTTGGAGAATCCGGATGCAGAGGAGGTGAAGCAGTTTGTGGAGAAGCAGGTGGCGCTGACCGACTCCGTGCTTGCCGAGTGCGGCGAGCGCGAGCGGCTCCGACGGCAAATCACGACGCTGTTCGACCACCCGCGTTATGATACGCCGTTCAAGCGTGGGGGCAAGTATTTCTTCTTCCACAACACCGGTCTCCAGGCCCAGAGCGTACTCTACGTTCAG AATGATTTGGATGCGGAAGTAGAGGTCTTGTTGGATCCCAATGGTCTCAGTGAGGATGGGACGGTGGCTCTTAATATTTCTTCTGTCAGCAAGGATGGCAAGTATTTAGCCTATGGGCTTAGCGCGAGTGGCAGTGATTGGGTGACAGTCAAGGTCATGCGGGTTGATGATAAGAAACCTGAACCTGACACGATATCATGG GTCAAGTTCTGTTCAGTTAGCTGGACCAATGATGCAAAGGGGTTCTTCTATAGCCGGTACCCGGCACCCAA GGAAGATGGTGAATTGGATGCTGGGACTGAGACAAATATTAATCTGAATCACCAGCTTTACTACCATTTCTTGGGTACGGATCAGTCAGAGGATATATTGTGTTGGAAAGATCCCGAGCACCCAAAATATACATTTGGGGCCCAAGTCACTGAAGATGGGAAG TATGTTCTTTTATACATTGATGAAGGCTGCGACCCTGTTAACAAACTATATTACTGCGATTTGTCTTCGCTTTCTTGTGGGCTTGAAGGTTTAAAAGGGAGTAGTGAAATGCTTCCCTTCATCCAGCTTGTTGACAATTTTGAAGCACGTTATGAAGCTGTTGCAAATGATGACAGTGAATTTACTTTTTTGACAAATAAAGGAGCTCCAAGAAATAAATTAGTCCGAGTAGATCTTAAGCAGCCAAATTCATGGACTGACATTCtaccagaagatcaaaaggatgTGCTCGAATCAGCTTATGCTGTCAATGGTAACCAGATTTTGGTGAGTTACCTAAGTGATGTTAAGTATGTGTTGCAAATAAGGGACTTGAAAACAGGCACATTGCTGCATCACTTACCCATAGACATTGGTACTGTCTTTGGGATTTCTGGTAGGCGTGAAGACAGCGAGGTTTTTATTGGCTTTACTAGCTTCCTTACTCCAGGTATTATTTACAAATGTAACTTAGCAACTGAAGTTCCAGAATTGAAGATATTTCGAGAAATTTCTGTTCCTGGATTTGATCGAACAGTTTTTGAGGTTAAGCAG GTTTTTGTTTCTGGCACGGATGGAACCAAGGTACCTATGTTCATTGTGTCGAAGAAGAATATTGAGCTCGATGGATCACATCCAGCTTTATTATATGGTTATGGGGGCTTTAACATTAACCTTACACCTTCATTCAGTGTGAGCCGTATTATTCTATCAAGGAACTTAGGTTTTGTATTCTGCATAGCAAATATCCGTGGTGGTGGAGAATATGGAGAAGAATGGCATAAAGCTGGATCCCTTTCAAAGAAACAAAATTGTTTTGATGATTTTATTGCTTGTGCTGAATTTCTTATTTCTAATGGTTATACCAACTCTAAACGACTATGTATTGAAGGTGGAAGCAATGGTGGACTTCTAGTTGCTGCTTGCATAAATCAG AGACCTGATCTCTTTGGATGTGCTCTAGCTCATGTCGGTGTCATGGACATGCTCCGATTCCATAAGTTCACTATAG GTCATGCATGGACAACTGATTATGGATGTTCAGACAAGGAGGAAGAATTCCACTGGCTTATCAA ATACTCACCACTTCACAATGTGAAAAGACCTTGGGAAAAAAGTGCCAATCCATCTTGCCAGTACCCGTCAACCATGTTATTGACAGCTGATCATGACGATCGTGTTGTACCGTTACATTCATTGAAGTTACTGGCA ACGATGCAATATGTCCTCTGCATGAGTGTGGAGAACAGCCCACAGACAAACCCAATCATCGGCCGCATTGAGTGTAAGGCTGGGCATGGAGCTGGCCGTCCTACTCAGAAAATG ATTGATGAAGCTGCTGACCGTTTCAGCTTTGTGGCAAAAGTGATGGGTCTCACATGGATGGATTAG